Below is a genomic region from Coleofasciculaceae cyanobacterium.
CAGGAGTATAGGCAAAATCTCGCTGATTAGGTTTATCGGAAAATCCGCAGCCAATCCAGTCTGGGGCAATACTAGGAATTTCTGACTCAGCTAAAAAAGACATTAATTTTTGCCAAGTATAGCTATGGGAAGGTAAGCCATGTAAAAAGAGAACAGGAGTACGCTCACTCTCTACTTCAGTCTGACGATAAAACCACTCGAACTTACCAACCTGGATTTTATTTGTTTTAATCGACATTTATTTTTTATGTTTGTTAACTCATTAAAAGGTTTAGTTGGGTTTCACGCTTTGTTCTAACGCCACTTGCTACAACGGAGGATACCTCCACGACGCGTTTGCCCGTGCATGACTAACTTCGTGTCCTAAAGGATACCGCTCCGCATATCCTTTAGGGCATATCCTTTAGGGCAACGCAGTGGCTTCCCAATCTACCAATCTTATTACTTTTGAGAAATTGTATTATACTCTTCGCCAAGCTACCGTCAAAGATATCGAAATACTCGATCGCATTCATGCTGAAAACATGAAGGGTTATGTTGAACAAGTTTACCCTTGGAATCCTACTTTATTTCGCGACTCTTTTAGCTCACAGGATTATCAAATAATTGAGCTAAGAAATTTTCCAATTGGTTTTATTAAAGTTGTGGTTACTACCGAAATCTATTTAGCAGAAATTCAAATAGACCGTCATTATCAAAATCAAGGTATTGGTACGAGTTTGATTGCCTCGATTATCAAGCGATCGCAACTGAATAATCAAAAATTATGGCTCAAGGTTCTTAAAGTAAATCCCGCTGAAAGGTTGTATGAAAGATTGGGATTTAACGTATTTGAAGAAACATCTACTCACAAAATGATGAGGTTAAACTAAAAATATTTTTTAATAATAATTTGATACTGAATTTACCATTTCTATGGTCAAATAATTTTGAAAGCGTATAAACTCATCAATATTCAACTAAAATCAAAACAAGAAAAATTTATTCAAGACAAGATTGCTAGTAGTGTATACAATAACGCTGATGATGTAATTACATAAGCTTTTAAGCTTTTAAAAGCAAAAGAAGGAACAATAAAAGAACTGCAAGACAAAATTGCTGTTGGAAAACAACTAGCTAACGGACAATTAACTGATGGTGAACAGGTTTTTAATCGTCTACAAGAGAAGATTAAACAATTAACAGTTCAGTGTGTTATCGAGTTCCCAATTAGTAATTTGGTTACTGTATTCATTCCACTGTTGATATTTGAGTTTTAAATAAGATGCAATAAAAGGTTCGCCAAAGGCGGCTGGAAAAACTTGATTTTTTTCCAAGCTACGCAAGGCATCTAACAAATTGGCGGGAAGTCGCTTCACTTGTTCTGGTGGTAGTGGATCGGTATAGCTATTATTGTTAGAGCGATCGCCTGGATCGATTTTACGTTTGATACCGTCTAAACCAGCGGCAATAATCGCCGCGGGAAGTAAATAAGGATTTGCAGCACCGTCTCCTAGTCGTAGTTCAAAGCGATCTAAATCGGGGATGCGAATCATGTGAGTGCGATTATTACCGCTATAGCTTATCGTATTGGGCGACCATGTTGCACCAGAGATGGTTATGGGGGAATTAATCCGCTTGTAGGAATTAACTGTAGGATTGCTAAACGCACACAAGGCAGAAGCCGACTCAAGTATTCCTCCGATGAATTGATAGGCTAAGGGAGAAAGTTCTAAATCCTCGTCTGTTTCTCGAAATAAATTAGTCTTACTAACATTATCCCAAACAGAAATATGAGTATGGCAACCGTTGCCTGTTAGGTTACTAAATGGTTTAGGCATAAAGGTAGCGCGAAATCCATGTTGTTCGGCAATACTTTTCACCATATACTTAAAAAAGACATGACGATCTGCCGTAACCAAGGCATCAGCGTAATCCCAGTTCATTTCAAACTGTCCGTTGGCATCTTCGTGATCGTTTTGATAGGGTTTCCACCCTAGAGATAGCATCCCATCGCAGATCTCACTCACCACATCGTAACGACGCATCAAAGCCTGTTGATTGTAGCAAGGTTTAGCAGCGCGATCGCGATTATCAGAAATTTCGTGAGCATCGGCAGATAACAAAAAATATTCGCACTCAACCCCTGTCATAATTGTATAACCCAGTTCTTGGGCCTGTTTTAGCATCTGCTTTAAAATGAGTCGGGGAGTTTGTGATATTGGTTCACCGTCTAATCCATAAAGATCGGCTGGCATCCATGCCACATCTTTTTGCCAAGGTAGCTGAAATAAGCGATCGCGATCGGGTACTGCCAAGATATCAGGATCGGCAGCAGTCATATCTAACCAGGCTGCAAATCCGGCAAACCCTGCCCCGTTTTCCGCCATTTCATCAATACTTTGGGCAGGAACTAGTTTAGCCCTCTGTACCCCGAATAGATCGGTAAAAGAAATCAGAAAATAACGAATTTCGCGATCGCGCGCCAGTTCGGACAATAGCATATTAATGAACAATACCTCACACAACTAACCCATACTATGAGGCGATCGCCTATAGATATTTGTAGCTATCAATACTATTCACTTTGAGCATCGTCAAATAAGCTAATAATTTCTTGGTCTTCTTTATCCAAGTCATCACTCATTACAAATAGCTGAGTTTTGGCTTCATAGAGTATTAATCAGCAATAAGTTCTAACACTATTTATTTGGCAAAGATGCCATTATATAATTAGCTAAGTCTAGCTAATCTATTTGTAGTAGCATGAAAATAGCAAATATTCACGAAGCCAAATCGCAACTGTCGAAATTAATTGAATCAGCTTTAGCAGGAGAAGAAATTATTATTGCTAAAGCGGGAAAGCCCCTCGTCAAATTGATTCCCTACCAAGAAAATAAAACTCCTCGAACCCCTGGAGGATGGGAAGGAAAAGTAATTATGAGCGATGATTTTGATAATGAACTTCCAGCAGATATTCTGGCGGGCTTTCTGGGTGAAGAAGAGTAATGCACCTACTGTTGGATACTCATACTTTGATTTGGTGGTTAGCTAACAATTCTACTCTTTCTATTACAGCAAAAGGGGCGATCGCCAATCCAGATAATTTAGTATTTGTTTCTGCTGCTTCGGCTTGGGAAATTGCCATCAAAAAGTCTTTAGGTAAACTACAAGCACCAGATGATCTGCAAAAACAAATTGAAGAAACCAAATTTAGACCATTAGCAATAAATATAGACCATGCCTTAGCGATCGAACATTTACCTTATTATCACCAAGATCCTTTTGACCGTATTTTAATCGCTCAAGCAATTTACGAACAGCTCACAATTGTTACTCGCGATCGCATATTCAAGTCTTACGATGTTGCTATTATTCAAAGTTAAACTAAATTATCGAATTGATTAAAAACCATTTTTACTCAACCTCTTTCAATAATTGAACGATCGCTTTTTTGATAAACGCTTCATTTTCAGGATTTTGATTAGGTTTTATATACTATGCTTGCTTCTGATAATTTAGTCTAAAGTAAAATTTGACTTACTATACAAGTAAAGCTTAGTGTATGTAAGAGCAATTTATTAGAAGGAAT
It encodes:
- a CDS encoding GNAT family N-acetyltransferase, which gives rise to MYYTLRQATVKDIEILDRIHAENMKGYVEQVYPWNPTLFRDSFSSQDYQIIELRNFPIGFIKVVVTTEIYLAEIQIDRHYQNQGIGTSLIASIIKRSQLNNQKLWLKVLKVNPAERLYERLGFNVFEETSTHKMMRLN
- the glnT gene encoding type III glutamate--ammonia ligase, producing the protein MLLSELARDREIRYFLISFTDLFGVQRAKLVPAQSIDEMAENGAGFAGFAAWLDMTAADPDILAVPDRDRLFQLPWQKDVAWMPADLYGLDGEPISQTPRLILKQMLKQAQELGYTIMTGVECEYFLLSADAHEISDNRDRAAKPCYNQQALMRRYDVVSEICDGMLSLGWKPYQNDHEDANGQFEMNWDYADALVTADRHVFFKYMVKSIAEQHGFRATFMPKPFSNLTGNGCHTHISVWDNVSKTNLFRETDEDLELSPLAYQFIGGILESASALCAFSNPTVNSYKRINSPITISGATWSPNTISYSGNNRTHMIRIPDLDRFELRLGDGAANPYLLPAAIIAAGLDGIKRKIDPGDRSNNNSYTDPLPPEQVKRLPANLLDALRSLEKNQVFPAAFGEPFIASYLKLKYQQWNEYSNQITNWELDNTLNC
- a CDS encoding type II toxin-antitoxin system prevent-host-death family antitoxin, giving the protein MKIANIHEAKSQLSKLIESALAGEEIIIAKAGKPLVKLIPYQENKTPRTPGGWEGKVIMSDDFDNELPADILAGFLGEEE
- a CDS encoding type II toxin-antitoxin system VapC family toxin, with the translated sequence MHLLLDTHTLIWWLANNSTLSITAKGAIANPDNLVFVSAASAWEIAIKKSLGKLQAPDDLQKQIEETKFRPLAINIDHALAIEHLPYYHQDPFDRILIAQAIYEQLTIVTRDRIFKSYDVAIIQS